A genome region from Bacillaceae bacterium IKA-2 includes the following:
- a CDS encoding helix-turn-helix domain-containing protein codes for MINYRSILRLHAQGLSQREIASSCSNSRNTISEALKRAQLHGLTWPFKKDMSDADLQELLFPEKSTNSNFRRKPDCEHVHKELAKSGVTLSLLWDEYCLSCRDNQEIPYS; via the coding sequence ATGATTAACTATCGCTCAATTCTTAGGCTTCATGCCCAAGGATTGAGCCAGAGGGAGATTGCTTCGAGTTGTTCTAATTCAAGGAACACTATAAGTGAAGCCCTAAAAAGAGCACAGCTACATGGCTTGACTTGGCCCTTCAAGAAGGACATGTCAGATGCAGATCTTCAAGAACTCTTATTCCCAGAAAAGAGTACCAACTCTAACTTTAGAAGAAAACCAGACTGTGAACATGTCCACAAAGAATTGGCAAAAAGCGGCGTAACCCTGTCGCTTTTGTGGGATGAATATTGTTTAAGTTGTAGGGACAATCAAGAAATCCCCTATAGCTAG
- a CDS encoding FAD-dependent oxidoreductase → MKFEQKVIDQAKIVADGCMGHEDAYCVAGCPMHTDVKKYVSQIGVGDIKGAMETIREKLFLPNTLGRICAHPCEVNCRRETEFGEALSIAALKRFAAEHADSKEFWDIETASPSGKRVAIVGAGPAGAQAAIDLRKAGHDVVIYDKLTVCGGMMRVGIPEYRLPREVIDFEYSYLEDLGVGFRMGVEVGKDISFQQLRNEYDAVILAHGAHKGTKPPVPGKDHEGVYHAVEYLKEISFTRKFSKAGKKIAVIGGGDVAIDCARSSWRIGADQVYLISLEEYEKLPASKEEREEAQEENVQFINGWGTDEIIAEKNGRIQTLKMKKVASMFDKEGRFNPSYTDESKEIDVDTVVFATGQLVEDITEGALKQKGGGRYIVDPETLATPLLDVFVTGDASGGVIVIEAMALGRKAAISVDRFLENKDLRKDRNFKSEYSFSTNLNVPFQKGVENLSRTSRNHRPAEERKRDFKQYDLGYTREQAIHEASRCLRCECKLCMTECIMMNDYGECPQDIFGAFVENGDINPIIPYSCNMCGGCTHVCPNDYKIGETFMDMRKDFIIHNNGKSPMKGHKAIEIHQKLGFSKFFCTKVKGEK, encoded by the coding sequence ATGAAGTTTGAACAAAAGGTAATTGATCAGGCCAAAATAGTTGCGGATGGCTGTATGGGGCATGAGGATGCCTATTGTGTAGCGGGATGTCCGATGCATACAGATGTAAAAAAGTATGTATCGCAAATCGGTGTTGGTGATATAAAAGGAGCCATGGAAACAATCAGGGAGAAATTATTTCTTCCGAATACGCTAGGGAGAATATGTGCACACCCTTGTGAAGTAAATTGTCGCCGAGAAACAGAATTCGGTGAGGCGCTTTCGATTGCTGCTCTTAAGAGATTTGCTGCAGAACATGCCGATTCAAAAGAGTTTTGGGACATAGAGACAGCAAGCCCATCAGGTAAGCGGGTTGCTATTGTAGGTGCTGGTCCTGCCGGGGCGCAAGCAGCTATTGACTTAAGAAAAGCAGGACACGATGTTGTTATTTACGATAAGCTTACCGTTTGCGGTGGGATGATGCGAGTAGGTATACCTGAATATCGGTTACCACGTGAAGTGATTGATTTCGAATACTCTTACCTTGAAGACTTAGGTGTCGGTTTTAGAATGGGGGTTGAAGTAGGAAAAGATATTTCATTCCAACAATTGCGTAATGAATATGACGCCGTTATTTTAGCGCACGGTGCGCACAAGGGAACGAAACCTCCTGTACCTGGTAAAGATCATGAAGGTGTCTATCATGCGGTAGAGTATTTAAAAGAAATTAGTTTTACGCGAAAGTTTTCTAAAGCGGGGAAGAAAATTGCTGTCATTGGCGGTGGTGACGTTGCAATTGATTGTGCTAGGTCATCGTGGAGAATTGGCGCCGATCAAGTGTATTTAATTAGTTTAGAAGAATATGAGAAATTACCTGCAAGCAAAGAAGAAAGAGAAGAAGCTCAAGAAGAAAATGTTCAGTTTATTAACGGTTGGGGAACAGACGAAATTATTGCTGAAAAGAACGGTCGAATCCAAACGCTTAAGATGAAGAAGGTAGCTTCGATGTTTGACAAGGAAGGAAGATTTAATCCATCTTACACAGATGAATCAAAAGAAATTGATGTAGATACCGTTGTTTTTGCGACAGGACAGCTTGTCGAAGATATTACTGAAGGAGCTCTTAAACAAAAAGGTGGCGGTCGTTATATCGTTGATCCAGAAACATTAGCAACGCCACTTCTTGATGTTTTCGTCACAGGTGATGCGAGCGGTGGAGTCATTGTTATTGAGGCGATGGCATTAGGTAGAAAAGCAGCAATATCAGTAGATCGATTTCTTGAAAATAAAGATTTACGAAAAGACCGAAATTTTAAATCAGAATACAGTTTTTCTACCAACTTAAATGTACCTTTTCAAAAAGGAGTAGAAAACTTGTCGAGAACTTCTAGAAACCATCGTCCTGCCGAAGAGCGAAAAAGAGATTTTAAACAATATGATTTAGGTTATACGAGAGAGCAAGCGATTCATGAAGCTTCGCGCTGTTTAAGATGTGAATGTAAACTTTGTATGACCGAATGTATTATGATGAACGATTATGGTGAATGTCCACAAGATATTTTTGGAGCCTTCGTTGAAAATGGAGATATTAATCCGATTATCCCTTATTCATGTAATATGTGTGGGGGCTGTACACATGTTTGTCCGAATGACTATAAAATAGGAGAAACATTTATGGATATGAGAAAAGACTTCATTATTCATAACAACGGGAAATCACCGATGAAAGGTCATAAAGCAATTGAAATCCACCAAAAGCTTGGTTTTTCAAAATTTTTCTGTACGAAAGTGAAGGGAGAGAAATAA
- a CDS encoding (Fe-S)-binding protein, which yields MTKNVGFMPGCSLPSYTPEGVKKTMQYLKEVYPSLGGVQKCCGKGTKALGQEDKFYERFAGLQNDIDSVGIEKIIVACQNCYKTIKETSDHTEVESLWTLLPEIGLPVEMRGKARDSDVVFGIHDSCSTRYEKEIQDGIRWIMNELGYKVVETEYSKENTRCCGFGGMIVPANPELANRVMQRRADDFKSDYVVVYCAACRSSMMNVGKKAFHILDLLWGPVVYANSDAPEDVLSNPIKSWANRYKSKCVVKSVLKS from the coding sequence ATGACCAAAAATGTAGGATTTATGCCAGGGTGCTCGTTACCTTCCTACACCCCCGAAGGCGTCAAGAAAACAATGCAATATTTAAAAGAAGTATACCCAAGTCTTGGTGGTGTCCAAAAGTGCTGCGGAAAAGGAACGAAAGCACTCGGGCAGGAAGATAAGTTTTATGAGCGGTTCGCTGGTCTGCAAAATGATATCGATAGTGTGGGCATTGAAAAAATAATCGTTGCCTGTCAAAACTGTTATAAAACGATTAAAGAAACGAGTGATCATACTGAAGTTGAATCGTTATGGACACTTTTACCTGAAATAGGTCTTCCTGTTGAGATGCGTGGAAAAGCGAGAGATAGTGATGTTGTGTTTGGCATCCATGATTCCTGTTCCACACGTTATGAGAAAGAGATTCAAGATGGCATTCGTTGGATTATGAATGAACTCGGTTATAAGGTTGTAGAAACAGAATACTCGAAGGAAAATACGAGGTGCTGTGGCTTCGGGGGCATGATCGTACCAGCCAACCCTGAGCTAGCGAATCGAGTGATGCAAAGAAGAGCAGATGATTTTAAAAGTGACTATGTGGTCGTTTACTGTGCAGCATGCCGTTCTTCAATGATGAACGTTGGCAAAAAAGCTTTCCATATTCTTGATTTACTTTGGGGACCTGTAGTCTATGCAAATAGTGACGCTCCAGAAGATGTGTTATCAAATCCCATTAAATCTTGGGCTAACCGTTATAAATCTAAATGTGTGGTTAAGTCTGTTTTAAAGTCATAG
- a CDS encoding rhodanese-like domain-containing protein has translation MNKKTMIISLSLVVIAVLGIFIYHYMTRVEVREVDLSVQEAKISEYANHNAFVTAEQLKAMLDDTSLDVVAIGTMDARGGVIPGSFQVWRPDYSGTDVYEFGGMANSKEEMEQLFSQFGVTPETTIVTYAAQDQHDSARLFWQAKMLGHEDVRLLDGGINVWIGAGYETGNPLTIGDRPETNYEAPNFNESGFNAKLDVVTDAVDNDDYIILDTRSESEEDGSTTLSGAFGPGKIKGSVFIEYSKATTEEGTIKPRAELEELYRDVVSSDKQVIAYCQSGVRSSYTWLILTEVLGYENALNYDGSWIEWSYEVYEKDNDKITQLTENNN, from the coding sequence ATGAATAAGAAAACAATGATTATTAGTTTAAGTTTGGTGGTTATCGCAGTATTAGGGATCTTTATTTATCATTATATGACTAGAGTTGAAGTAAGGGAGGTTGACTTGTCGGTGCAAGAAGCAAAAATTAGTGAATATGCAAATCATAATGCTTTTGTAACAGCTGAACAACTAAAAGCGATGTTAGATGATACTTCGCTAGATGTTGTCGCGATTGGAACGATGGATGCAAGAGGTGGAGTAATTCCAGGTTCTTTTCAAGTGTGGCGTCCTGATTATTCAGGAACAGATGTTTATGAATTTGGTGGTATGGCAAACTCCAAAGAAGAAATGGAACAGTTGTTCAGTCAGTTTGGTGTCACTCCAGAAACAACAATTGTTACGTATGCAGCCCAAGATCAACATGATTCAGCTCGCTTATTTTGGCAAGCCAAAATGCTTGGACACGAAGATGTACGTCTTTTAGACGGTGGAATAAATGTTTGGATTGGTGCAGGTTATGAAACAGGGAATCCACTTACTATTGGCGATCGTCCTGAAACAAACTATGAAGCTCCTAATTTTAATGAATCTGGTTTTAATGCTAAATTGGATGTCGTTACAGACGCTGTAGACAACGATGATTACATCATTCTTGATACAAGGTCTGAAAGTGAGGAAGATGGTAGCACAACGCTAAGTGGTGCATTTGGTCCTGGAAAAATTAAAGGATCTGTATTCATTGAGTATTCTAAAGCAACAACGGAGGAAGGGACCATTAAGCCGCGTGCAGAGCTAGAAGAATTGTATAGAGACGTTGTTTCCTCGGATAAGCAGGTAATTGCTTACTGTCAGTCTGGCGTTCGTTCTTCTTACACTTGGCTAATTCTAACTGAAGTTCTTGGGTATGAGAATGCACTTAATTATGATGGATCGTGGATTGAGTGGTCTTATGAAGTGTACGAAAAAGATAACGACAAGATCACCCAGTTAACAGAAAATAATAATTAA
- a CDS encoding TVP38/TMEM64 family protein has protein sequence MSDKKKNGSSLKLILLITAIALVFGVAWQTGVIDRLKDVEAMQNFIAGFGIWGYLIFILVFIAVAVLMLPAAVLTIVAGITFGPVLGGILSLIGATIGAAAAFLIAKYVARDMIVKKFKGNPIFDKVDKGVEKNGISFLILTRLVPVFPYNVQNYAYGLTSLNFLTYTGVSLITMAPGAFIYAYMAGQIVREGISMKLLLQFAIAGVILFLVSLIPKYLAKRKGIDMDEFKRN, from the coding sequence ATGAGCGACAAGAAAAAAAACGGTTCTTCTTTAAAACTAATCTTATTAATTACTGCTATCGCACTTGTTTTTGGTGTCGCATGGCAAACAGGAGTTATTGATAGATTAAAAGATGTAGAGGCTATGCAAAACTTTATTGCTGGATTTGGTATTTGGGGTTACTTGATCTTTATTCTAGTTTTTATCGCGGTTGCTGTCTTAATGCTTCCAGCAGCAGTGTTAACTATTGTTGCAGGAATAACCTTTGGTCCAGTGCTTGGCGGTATTCTTTCTCTAATCGGTGCAACAATCGGTGCAGCAGCGGCTTTTCTGATAGCTAAATATGTTGCAAGAGACATGATTGTTAAAAAGTTTAAAGGAAATCCGATATTTGACAAAGTCGATAAAGGTGTTGAGAAAAACGGAATTAGTTTTTTAATCTTAACGCGATTAGTGCCTGTGTTTCCTTATAACGTCCAAAACTATGCGTACGGTCTTACAAGTCTCAACTTTTTAACCTATACAGGAGTTTCATTAATCACAATGGCACCAGGAGCATTTATCTATGCATATATGGCTGGCCAGATTGTTAGAGAGGGAATTTCAATGAAGCTACTTCTTCAATTTGCTATAGCGGGAGTAATTCTTTTCTTAGTTTCCTTAATTCCTAAATATTTAGCAAAAAGAAAAGGTATTGACATGGATGAATTTAAAAGAAACTAG
- a CDS encoding cache domain-containing protein, with protein sequence MKTLKSLLFWKILLINLLIMLALLGLIFFMSQIALPQIAKETYRNNTDETVLRIHDQLNKITVEMEELGKKIQAEAGVEGNIQQLMIQIEAVVEYSPFVDSVTIVETDGEITGFYPKDLEGQLKNQNFSDREYVQNAIKMKEIYISNVISAVTNRFVVVVAIPLLDNQGDVHRVVNLIIRIESNPIFNSIINNIQIGDGYAYIIDRDGRLISHPLSERIGEDVSENPVVQKVLNRQSSYDEVINTKGIPMLASYKYVPTLNWGVVAQVPVSNTQILFKAFQDKLFSLSLLLFLFLSVLTALYTRKIIKPVSELESAVGQIAQGNFSERISEEQIDSTEIGKLSKRFNEMAEYIEEAKENIEIKEKLLIEQKEFLWKVINLSPNFIYVKNSLGQYTLANQSIADFYGTTVKEMLGKGEIDFNLDSNQVERHLQEEQQIIETLEEKFIGEEVLTDQNENRKWIQSTKIPLQLLESKDVHVLCISTDITERKLSEDIIRKSDKLSVVGELAAGIAHEIRNPLTSIQGFLQFIKPSHEAEHYFDIMLSEIDRIKLIIGEMLVLSKPQAEKYEIKDVREICQRIIDLIEAQANLNNVQIITEFELDVPEIWCEENQLKQVFVNILKNAIESMVHGGQILVQMKKQDESNILIRFIDEGIGIEQERIDRLGEPFYSTKEKGTGLGLMVSYRIIENHNGKIKIYSKKNEGTTVDLMLPVKP encoded by the coding sequence TTGAAGACTTTGAAGTCACTGTTGTTTTGGAAAATATTATTAATCAATTTATTAATTATGCTGGCCTTATTAGGTTTAATTTTTTTCATGTCACAAATTGCTCTGCCACAAATTGCAAAAGAGACATATAGAAATAATACCGATGAAACTGTTTTAAGGATACACGACCAATTAAATAAGATTACGGTTGAAATGGAGGAGCTAGGTAAAAAAATTCAAGCCGAAGCTGGAGTTGAGGGGAATATCCAGCAACTTATGATTCAAATAGAAGCAGTCGTGGAGTATTCTCCTTTTGTAGATAGTGTAACCATTGTAGAGACTGATGGCGAAATAACGGGATTCTATCCAAAGGATTTAGAAGGACAATTGAAAAACCAAAATTTTTCGGACCGAGAATATGTTCAAAATGCCATTAAAATGAAAGAAATTTATATTAGTAATGTCATATCAGCCGTTACCAATCGGTTTGTAGTCGTGGTAGCAATCCCCCTTCTTGACAATCAGGGTGATGTCCATCGAGTTGTAAATTTAATCATTCGAATTGAATCGAATCCGATTTTTAATTCGATTATTAATAATATTCAAATAGGTGATGGATATGCCTATATTATTGATAGAGATGGAAGGCTTATATCACATCCATTATCAGAAAGAATTGGTGAGGATGTAAGCGAAAACCCAGTTGTTCAAAAGGTATTAAATAGACAATCGTCTTACGATGAGGTAATCAATACAAAAGGCATTCCGATGCTCGCATCCTATAAATACGTTCCTACACTTAATTGGGGTGTTGTTGCACAGGTACCAGTTTCCAATACACAAATATTATTTAAAGCGTTTCAGGATAAATTATTTTCCTTATCTTTATTGCTATTCTTATTTTTATCTGTCCTCACTGCATTATATACAAGAAAAATTATTAAACCAGTTAGCGAATTAGAAAGTGCAGTAGGTCAGATTGCTCAAGGAAATTTTAGTGAACGGATAAGTGAGGAGCAGATAGATAGTACTGAAATTGGTAAACTTTCAAAGCGCTTTAATGAAATGGCTGAATATATAGAAGAGGCAAAAGAAAATATTGAAATAAAAGAAAAACTTTTAATTGAACAAAAGGAGTTTCTGTGGAAAGTTATTAATTTAAGTCCAAATTTTATTTATGTTAAAAATAGTCTAGGACAGTATACATTAGCGAATCAATCCATCGCTGATTTTTATGGAACAACGGTTAAAGAGATGTTAGGCAAGGGTGAAATAGATTTCAACCTGGATAGTAATCAGGTTGAAAGACACCTTCAAGAAGAACAACAGATTATTGAAACGCTTGAGGAGAAATTCATAGGCGAAGAGGTTTTAACGGATCAAAATGAGAACAGGAAATGGATACAATCAACAAAAATTCCGCTTCAGTTACTAGAATCCAAAGACGTTCATGTATTGTGCATATCCACTGATATTACTGAGCGAAAATTATCAGAAGATATCATTAGAAAATCGGATAAGCTCTCGGTTGTAGGGGAACTAGCTGCTGGAATTGCTCATGAAATTAGAAATCCGCTAACGAGTATCCAAGGTTTTTTGCAATTTATTAAGCCTAGCCATGAAGCTGAACACTATTTTGACATCATGTTGTCTGAGATTGATCGAATTAAGCTAATTATTGGTGAAATGCTTGTTTTATCAAAACCACAAGCCGAAAAATATGAAATAAAAGATGTTAGAGAAATATGTCAAAGAATAATTGATTTAATTGAAGCGCAAGCTAATTTAAATAACGTTCAAATCATAACGGAATTTGAGTTAGACGTTCCAGAGATATGGTGTGAAGAAAATCAGTTAAAGCAAGTGTTTGTAAATATCCTAAAAAATGCTATAGAATCAATGGTGCACGGAGGTCAAATTCTTGTTCAAATGAAGAAACAAGATGAATCCAATATCCTTATACGTTTTATTGACGAAGGAATCGGCATCGAGCAGGAGCGAATTGACCGGTTAGGTGAACCATTTTATTCAACAAAAGAAAAAGGAACAGGTTTAGGCTTAATGGTTAGCTATCGCATCATAGAGAACCACAATGGGAAGATTAAGATTTACAGCAAAAAAAACGAAGGTACAACGGTTGATTTGATGTTACCCGTGAAGCCATGA
- a CDS encoding EAL domain-containing protein, producing the protein MAAIKIINEDSILDAYPDQTAIINMYGVITRTNRAWKIFSAENGGNPSFDDIGVNYLQVLKLANTLIEFKGIDKVLNGELDVFTNRYPCHSPELDRWFLMYVIPLFNQEEIVGALVSHRNITEEEWAKKQTIDILESMNDAFFTLDEYWCFTYINKQAEILLERKRTDLVGKHIWTEFPDEKDSQFQLEYEATAISKSERRFEEEYKALNKWFEVHVLSVAHNGLAVFFRDITEKKNTEKHLWNLANYDEMTGLANRRMLYDHIDQKINTKKPFSLLFIDLNDFNLINDVFGHNAGDKVLMTIGQRLKKYSMEKTIISRIGGDEFVVIIETVENKNVIEFANRLLREIRQSIHIEGYSVFQITASIGISSYPGSGSTISNLMSSADTAMYEAKKTPSSKGAFRFYEITMSEVLKRRMLIGQGMFQALDRGEFFFVFQPQINLHDQTIVGVEVLSRWNHPDFGYVSPPEFIRIAEETGRIQELTEKMIENVLTRVENWKECHQFEGSVAFNISSSLLESHLFFLFIHEQMKKFKIGWGKLELEITETLDLISSEEMFYQLEKLRELGVIISIDDFGTGYSKIKYLSNFPVDKIKVDKSFIDAIGEGTKKEAVLHALIVLIKSLELDVIAEGVETIEQEEELLRLGCHYVQGYLYAKPLVESDLLKYIRHNYLTKKQQT; encoded by the coding sequence GTGGCAGCTATTAAAATAATTAATGAAGATTCAATATTAGACGCATATCCAGATCAAACAGCCATTATAAATATGTATGGAGTTATTACTCGAACAAATCGAGCTTGGAAGATATTTAGTGCTGAAAATGGAGGTAATCCTTCATTTGATGATATTGGGGTGAATTATTTACAAGTATTAAAACTGGCAAATACCTTAATAGAATTTAAAGGAATCGATAAGGTGTTAAACGGAGAGTTGGATGTTTTTACGAATCGCTATCCCTGTCATTCTCCTGAGCTTGATCGTTGGTTTTTGATGTATGTGATTCCACTATTTAATCAAGAAGAGATCGTTGGTGCGCTAGTGTCGCATCGAAATATAACGGAAGAGGAATGGGCGAAAAAACAAACCATCGATATTCTGGAAAGTATGAATGATGCTTTCTTTACACTAGATGAATACTGGTGTTTTACGTATATCAATAAACAAGCGGAAATACTATTAGAAAGAAAACGTACTGACCTAGTTGGAAAACATATTTGGACGGAGTTCCCTGATGAGAAAGACTCGCAGTTTCAGTTAGAATATGAAGCAACAGCGATTAGTAAGTCTGAGAGGCGATTTGAAGAAGAGTATAAAGCTTTAAATAAATGGTTTGAAGTTCATGTCTTATCAGTAGCTCATAATGGGCTGGCGGTATTCTTTCGAGATATTACTGAAAAAAAGAATACAGAGAAACACCTTTGGAATCTCGCTAACTATGATGAAATGACAGGATTAGCTAATCGAAGAATGCTCTATGACCATATCGATCAAAAAATTAATACAAAGAAACCTTTTTCCTTACTTTTTATTGACTTAAATGATTTTAATTTGATAAATGATGTTTTTGGTCACAATGCTGGAGATAAGGTATTAATGACAATCGGTCAACGCTTGAAAAAATATTCAATGGAGAAAACTATTATTTCACGTATAGGCGGGGATGAGTTTGTTGTAATCATTGAAACCGTTGAAAATAAAAATGTTATTGAGTTTGCTAACCGATTGTTAAGAGAAATTCGTCAGTCAATTCATATCGAAGGATATTCTGTCTTTCAGATAACAGCCTCTATTGGGATATCTTCCTATCCTGGAAGTGGTTCAACTATATCAAATTTAATGTCATCAGCAGATACAGCAATGTATGAAGCTAAGAAAACACCTTCATCTAAAGGTGCTTTTCGCTTTTATGAAATAACGATGAGTGAAGTTTTGAAGCGCCGAATGCTAATAGGACAGGGTATGTTTCAAGCGCTAGATCGTGGAGAGTTCTTTTTCGTCTTTCAACCGCAAATTAATCTACATGATCAAACCATAGTTGGCGTAGAAGTTTTATCACGTTGGAATCATCCTGACTTCGGATATGTTTCTCCACCAGAATTTATCCGTATCGCCGAAGAAACGGGCAGGATTCAAGAGCTTACGGAAAAAATGATTGAGAATGTATTAACACGGGTGGAGAATTGGAAAGAGTGTCATCAATTCGAAGGGTCGGTTGCTTTTAATATCTCTTCTTCATTATTGGAATCGCATTTGTTCTTTCTTTTCATTCATGAGCAAATGAAAAAATTTAAGATTGGATGGGGAAAGCTCGAGTTAGAAATCACTGAAACTCTAGATTTAATTAGTTCTGAAGAGATGTTTTACCAACTGGAAAAGCTTAGAGAATTAGGTGTCATCATTTCAATTGATGATTTTGGAACGGGTTATTCAAAGATTAAATACTTATCAAACTTTCCAGTAGACAAAATTAAGGTTGATAAAAGCTTTATTGATGCAATTGGTGAAGGAACAAAGAAGGAAGCTGTTCTACATGCTTTAATTGTACTAATTAAAAGTCTTGAACTGGATGTCATTGCGGAAGGCGTTGAAACGATCGAACAAGAAGAAGAATTGCTTAGACTTGGTTGTCATTATGTTCAAGGATATCTTTACGCAAAACCATTAGTAGAATCCGATTTGCTGAAATATATTAGACATAATTATCTAACTAAAAAACAGCAAACGTAA
- a CDS encoding Crp/Fnr family transcriptional regulator, whose translation MTEKKNYNYENIFPFITECMNGKNVTQYPKLIKAGTFIYHEGDECSLIAFVINGSIRVSKTGMNGREVTLYRVNRGEACILTVSSILANISYPATAIAETDTDVIILPVKQFRASMVSNSELQQYIYKLLSQRLVDVLALVDAIIFRKMDERLIEFLLQKPHHSEILEITHEEIAIELGSAREVVSRIMKEIEKEGLIQLSRGKITLLNRKKLEEKLLRV comes from the coding sequence GTGACGGAAAAGAAAAATTATAACTATGAAAATATTTTTCCATTTATAACGGAATGTATGAATGGAAAAAATGTGACACAATATCCTAAACTAATTAAAGCAGGAACGTTTATTTACCACGAGGGCGATGAATGTAGTTTAATTGCTTTTGTCATAAATGGAAGTATTAGAGTTTCTAAAACAGGTATGAATGGTCGGGAAGTAACTTTATATAGAGTAAACAGAGGTGAGGCGTGCATACTTACTGTTTCTAGCATTTTGGCGAATATCTCTTACCCAGCTACAGCGATAGCAGAAACCGATACAGATGTGATCATATTACCTGTAAAACAATTTCGTGCATCCATGGTATCAAATTCGGAGTTACAACAATATATTTATAAGCTTTTATCGCAACGGTTAGTCGATGTGTTAGCATTAGTCGATGCAATTATTTTTCGGAAAATGGATGAACGACTCATTGAGTTTTTATTGCAAAAACCACACCATAGCGAAATTCTTGAAATCACACATGAAGAAATTGCGATTGAATTAGGATCAGCAAGAGAGGTTGTCAGTAGAATTATGAAGGAAATAGAAAAAGAAGGACTAATTCAATTGTCTCGAGGGAAAATTACATTACTAAACAGGAAAAAGCTCGAAGAAAAATTACTAAGAGTGTGA
- a CDS encoding DUF2892 domain-containing protein, producing the protein MKANVGKVDRIIRFILGIGILSLFFVIDGNLKYISAVGIVLIFTSLIKFCPLYPILGINTCRVHNTKAIKSSKSV; encoded by the coding sequence ATGAAAGCAAACGTTGGAAAAGTTGATCGAATCATACGTTTTATTTTAGGTATAGGTATATTGTCATTGTTTTTTGTAATAGATGGTAATCTAAAGTATATAAGCGCGGTAGGGATAGTATTGATTTTTACAAGTCTAATTAAATTTTGTCCGCTCTATCCTATTTTGGGGATTAATACTTGTAGAGTACATAATACCAAGGCAATAAAAAGTAGTAAGTCAGTGTAA